The DNA window GTCTTTGTTGTTTCTTTCAGAAAAAGAGATCAACATCGATCGAAAGGAAAACCCATTCAATGCAGAACTCGAATGTTACCGCGGAAGAACCGTTGCTTTTTCGCAAACAGGAATACTTTACGGAAGTACGTTGGCAGGAGATCGATCAAAACAAACACGTAAACAATATCGTGTTTTTAGGATATTTCGACGAAGCGAGATTCAGGGCGATGGTTCAATCGGGAGTCGATATGAACCGTTTGCTCAAGGAGTTCGGAATCAGTCCGGTTCTTACGAAGGTGGAATTGGAATACAAAAACGAACTCACGTATCCGGAGAAAATCCGAATCGAATCCAAGATCCGATTTGAAGGAAAGATAAAGGCTTTTCACGATCAGTATGCGTATCGTCTTTCCGACGGAAAACTCGTGGCCGTTTGCGTGGCGCATTGGTTTTTTATGGACATACACAAACGAAAACCCGTTCCATTTGCACAGATCGGGATCGACGCGATCAATCCTGCGTCCACCGTGTTAAATTAGAAATCGGTCATCGAATCGGATTCTGGTTTTCTGAATCCGATCCAATTAAAGAATTTTCCAGCCCTTGTCTTTCAGCTTGGTTTTAAAATGGGAGAATTCTTCTTTGATCGAAGCGACCGCTTTGAAACCCGCGTCGATTCCGCGATTGATAGAGCGCGTGAGTTTTTCCGCGCTTGTGGTCACCATCGAAAGTTCCTGTTGAGAAGGGGAGATCACCTGGATTCTTACGTCCTTAGGAGGATATTTTAGAATCTGAATCGCGCGGTTGTACATCGTGTGATGCACTTTCGTAATCATGTGATT is part of the Leptospira yasudae genome and encodes:
- a CDS encoding acyl-CoA thioesterase, which gives rise to MQNSNVTAEEPLLFRKQEYFTEVRWQEIDQNKHVNNIVFLGYFDEARFRAMVQSGVDMNRLLKEFGISPVLTKVELEYKNELTYPEKIRIESKIRFEGKIKAFHDQYAYRLSDGKLVAVCVAHWFFMDIHKRKPVPFAQIGIDAINPASTVLN